Within Cellulophaga sp. L1A9, the genomic segment ACCTGGGACTGATGAAACGTGGTCGTTTAAAATAAAAGGACCTAAAGGAGATAAAGTAGCCGCAGAACTTTTAGCAAGTATGTATGATGCCTCTTTAGATGCATTTAAAGGACACTCTTGGGGTTTTAACCCACTGTACAAGCATAATTATTATGCTTACCAACGTAGTAATGCTAACCGTAGTTTTGGAATCAAATCTTTTAGGTCTTACTGGCAATTTGATACCAATTACGTTTCTGTTTCTCAGTATTACGATACCTTCAAATGGTTTGATTTAAACCTAGGATACAATAACCGTTCATCTGGTTATTTATCTCGGAAAATGATGAGTAAATCTGCTCCGACCATGGAAATCATGAGTGAGATGGAAGATAGCGCAGGAGTTGCAGAAATGGCAATGGAATCAAACGCTGCCCCAATAGAAAATAAAGAAAAAGATTCTGTTCTTGGTCATCCAAGCGTAGAACAGCCTGACACCGAATTTGGGGAAGTTCAAATTCGTAAAAATTTACAAGAAACCGCCTTTTTCTTCCCACAATTGCAAACGGATAAAGAAGGAAACGTGTCTTTTAGTTTTACCACACCAGAAGCATTAACACAATGGAAATTACAACTGCTTGCACATACTAAGAATCTAGAAACTGCCACAGCACAATTCACTACGGTTACGCAGAAAGAATTAATGGTGTTACCAAATGCACCACGGTTTTTACGGGAAGGTGATCAAATCGTTGTGAGTTCTAAAATTTCTAATCTAACAGAGAAAAATCTAACAGGGCAAGCAAAAATTGTCTTAATCGATGCCGTATCAAATGCTGATATTACTACAGATATTACAAAAGATGCACAGCAAGAATTTTCAGTAGACGCCACCGGAAACACACAAGTATCTTGGATCATAACTGTTCCTGAAGGATTGCAAGCCGTGTCTTATAAAATTCTAGCAAAAGCAGGAGATTTTAGTGATGGAGAACAAAACATGTGGCCTGTACTTTCTAATAGAATGTTGGTCACAGAATCTTTACCTATGTGGGTAAGAAGCAACCAAACAAAAACTTTTAGCTTAGATAAATTAAAGAACAATACTTCAAAAACACTCCGTAATCATAAACTTACTTTAGAGATTACTTCAAACCCAGCCTGGTATGCGGTGCAAGCTTTGCCGTACTTAATGGAATACCCATATGAATGTAATGAACAAACATTTGCCCGTTATTATGCAAACACTTTAGCGAGTTACATTGCCAATAGCAATCCTAAAATTCAGGAGGTATTTAATCAATGGGCAAACGCTGATGCTTTGCTTAGTAATTTAGAAAAGAATCAAGAATTAAAATCGCTCTTAATTCAAGAAACGCCTTGGTTACGTGATGCGCAATCAGAAACAGAGCAAAAGAAACGTATTGCATTGCTTTTTGATCTAAATAAAATGAGAGCATCTCAAGAAAGCGCATTTAGCAAATTAGCGCAAAACCAAATGTCTAATGGCGCTTGGTCTTGGTTTGCTGGCGGTCGTGAAAACAGATACATCACACAACATATCATTACAGGTCTTGGCCACTTAGATAAGCTTATCATTTCTCCTGAAACAGGGAAAGAAAAAAGCGCCATGATAAAAAAAGCAATTTCTTATTTAGATAATGCCTTTGTTGCTGAATATGAGTATATGAAAAATCATACTAAGGACATTAACAAAGATCATCTAAGTCATTCTCAAGTACAGTACCTCTACATGCGCTCGATCTTTAAGGATATAAAAACCTCTAAAAAAGTTGATGAGGTTACCGCTTATTACAAAGGACAAATTCAGAACTATTGGAAGAACAGAAATTTGTATAGTAAAGGAATGTTAGCATTAATTATGCACCGAATGGAGGATAAAGCTATTGCAAATAAAATAATACGCCACCTAGAAGAGAATAGTATTTCTAGTGACGAATTAGGGATGTACTGGAAAGAAAATACCAATTCTTGGTATTGGTACCAAGCGCCTATTGAAACTCAGGCTTTATTAATTGAAGCTTTCTCTGAAATTCAGAATGATGTAGCTACAATAGATAATTTAAAAATCTGGTTACTAAAAAATAAACAAACCAACCAGTGGAAAACTACAAAGGCTACTACAGAAGCTGTATATGCTTTACTATTACAAGGTAGTGATTGGCTAGCAGTAACCAATACCGTAGAAGTACTTGTTGGTGGAGAAAAAATAGCTCCTGAAAAATTAGAAGATGTAAAAGTAGAAGCAGGTACTGGCTACTATAAAACTTCATGGAGTAAGTCTGAAATTAGACCGAAAATGGCCGAAGTTCAAATTACCAAAAAAGGAACTGGAATTGCCTGGGGAGCGCTATACTGGCAGTATTTTGAAGACCTTGACAAAATTACATCAGCAGAAACTCCATTGAAATTAAAAAAGAAGTTGTTCTTAAAAAAGAATACGGTCACAGGAGAGAAAATTTCTGAAATTACAGCGAATACCAAATTATCTGTGGGCGATTTAGTTCGTGTACGTATTGAATTACGATCAGACCGGGATATGGAATTTATTCATATGAAAGATATGCGTGCCGCTGGCTTTGAACCTATCAATGTATTTTCTCAATACAAATGGCAAGATGGTTTAGGGTACTATGAAAGTACCAAAGATGCTAGCACTAATTTCTTTTTTGATTTTTTACCAAAAGGAGTTTATGTCTTTGAATATGATTTACGTGTAAACAATGCTGGAAATTTCAGTAATGGTATTACAACGATACAAAGTATGTACGCGCCTGAGTTTAGCAGTCATAGTGAAGGCGTACGCGTAAAAATTGATGCAAACTAGTCTTTAGGAAAATGTAAACTCACCAAAAAGGTGGGTTTACGCATTCAATAGCTGTGTAGCCTCATTGTTGGTTTTATAGGCTTTGGTTTTCCTATACCTTAGAGGTATCTAATTAAAACCAAAACCTATGAAAAATTCAATTAGCGTATCCGTAAAGAAACCATGTTCAGAGAAATTTAGTACCTTTAGTACAACAGATAAAGGCGGTTTTTGCGCCTCTTGTGAAAAGGAAGTAATCGATTTTACAACCATGTCTAAAAGCGAAATATTAAACTATTTATGTACTGCAACAAACAGCACTTGCGGCCGATTTAAAACCTCACAATTAAACGATTTACAAATGGCAGACTCAAACGTTTCCTCTTTTAATTTTTTAACTAAAAGTATCGGCGCTATGAGCTTCTCATTATTATCATTATGTGCTATATCTAGCATAAACGCACAAGATGTGGCATTGACACCAAGTGTACAAACTGAGTTAGTTTCAAATCCAGAAACTACTACCAATACAACCCAAAGCAACAAATACAAGGTAAAAGGTCTTGTGGTAGATCAAGAAAATTTACCACTACCTGGTGTCTCTGTTGTTCTAAAAGGAACGAATGAAGGAGTGTCTACAGATTTTGATGGCAATTTTGAATTCAGCAGACGCCTATCTGAAGGTGATGTTCTTGTCTTTAGCTATGTAGGGTATGATACTCAGCGTTATACCATCGCCAAAAGTAAAACAGATACCATTGAAATTTCTATACTTTTTGATTCGGCAGATATAGAACTTATGGGAGATATTTCTATCGAAGGAGTATACCAGCCAAAAAGAAACATTGCTCAGAAAATTGGTTCTATTTTTAACTAATGAGGTATGCCTTTCTTATTTTTATTTTATTCGCAAGCATAAGCTATGGGCAACGCTCAGCATTTAATGCCATAGATTTTTCTAAAGCAGATAGTGTTGCCTATCAATACAAAGGAGCTAGTTTAAAAAGTCTTCCTATACTTGTTCATAACCTAACTACAAATTTACACACAGACGTAGAGAAATTTAGAGCGATATATACTTGGATAAGTACCAATATTGAAAACGACTACAATTCTTATGCAAAAACAAAAAGCAAGAGAAGTAAAATAGAAAAAGATCGCCCCGCTTTCTTAGTATGGAATCATGACTATGCTCCTAAGGTATTTGAACAGTTAATTAGCAACAAAAAAACAGCTTGCACGGGCTATGCGTATTTGGTTCGTGAAATGGCTAGCTTAGCAGAGATACCTTGTGAGATTATTGATGGTCATAGTCGTACACCAACATTGCCATTAACACTAGAAAGCCTCCCTAACCACTCTTGGAATAGCGTGCAATTGAATGGAAAATGGTATTTATGTGATGCCACTTGGTCTGCTGGACAAATAGTTTTTAATGAAGGGAATCCTGAATTTCAATTTGAATATCACGATGGTTATTTCTTGGCAGAACCGAGTTTGTTTATCAGAAACCATTATCCTTTAGAAAAAAAATGGTCTTTATTGGAAGAAATGCCAAGCTTTGAACAGTTTATTTCTGGTCCTATAGTGTATAAAAATGCATTTAAATATACCCTTAACCCTATATTTCCACTAAAATTAGAAACGGAAATTATCAAAAATGAAAGCGTTCAATTTAGATTTTCCAGCGCTGAAAGATTAGATCTAGCAGATCTAGTCCTAGCAATTGGAAATGGTTATGCTACGCACACCATAGACACTAAATTTTCCCAGCAAGATTCGGAATATAGCATTTCTAATAAGTTTACGAAAGTAGGCTTATACGACGTTCACCTAAAATACAATGGTGCTATTATCGCCACCTATATTGTACGGGCTAAAAGAAAATAATCTATTAAAACGTAAAGCACAAAAAACCCAGCACGCTAAAGTGCTGGGTTTTTCAGGCTTCATACTATTTGAACAAGGCTATTTTAGAAGCCACATTAAGGAGTTAATATCATCCCCAGAGGTAAACTGTCTATTTATAGCAGCTTTTAAACTTGCCGTATTATTTGTGGCTTCATTGGCAGGATACAACCATCTTTTGGGTATTCTACCCTCATTTAAGGTTCCACCACCATCTACATTAAATTCAGGATATCCTGTTCTTCGTTGCTCATAAAACATTTGCCATCCGGTATTTAAAAACAAGGCTAGATGTTTTTGTGTTGCAATACGTTCTATTACATTAGCACTAGTTAATTGAACTTCGGACTTCGCTAAGTAGGCAGTTACCTCTGAAATACCATAAAAGTTCATTGACGCTTTAATACCTTCATTATAGTATGATGCCGCATCACCAGAAATCCAAGTTCTTGCTACCGCTTCTGCTAGAATAAATTGTAACTCTGAATAGCCAATTAACAGACTAGGCTCGTTTATAGGATCATTGTAAAACCGAGGAGCTATTCTAGAGGCATTCCCTGCAACCGCTTTAGCTGCATTATCACTAAAAATAGCACTTCCATATAAACCATCATAAGCATTAAAATCATCATCTGCTAAAGCAATAGCTGCAGGTGTTTTTTCAGCAAAAACAAACAACCTTGGATCTTCCAGATCTTTGAGCCTGTCTACAAAAGACTCTTCTAAATAATATGCAGTCTGTAACTCGTTATTATTAAACAGAGGATATCTGTTATCTTGAATGTTTACATATACCAATGCGCCATTGTCCTCATTAGAATCAAACAAAGGATATTTAGTTGGGTTCTCTAAAATTTCCTGGAATCTTCCTATAACATTCAAAGAAGCTACGTCCGTTTTGTTGGACAACATTAATAATACTCTTAAATAGTACGTATTAATTAATTTACGCCATTTTGTTTTATCACCATCATAAATAACATCTCCTAATATAAGCTCTTCGTTTGTTGCTAGCGCATTAGAGGCATCATTCAAATCATTTAAAACTTTCAGAAAAATAGCTTCTTGTGTATCATAAACAGGTGTATAATTTTCTTCTCCTGTAGCTAAAGTCTCGCTATAAGGAACTTCTCCGAAAACCATAGTTAGCTCCGTTATAAAATAAGAATTAAAGAATTTTCCTAAAATTGAATAGACTTCTGTTTCTGCTTTTTCACTTTCTTCAATCATTTTATGCACTTGCTTAATGTTGTCATAATTAGCAAATGAAGCTTGTTGCCAGTTGTAATATTGATTTTCATTAATACCGTCTGTAAATGTTAGATATCTACTAGCCAAAGCGCTATTTAAACTAACATTATTAAATGCTTTTGTTTCGATATTAGTTAATAATAAATCTGGACTAACAGAAGTTGCTCTATTAGGATCATCTTGTAAATCTTCTATTTTGGTACAACTTACCGTAAAGAAAAGTGCACATAAAATGTATATACTATAATTTTTCATTTTATTTTTTATTTAAAATTTTACGTTTAAGTTTAAACCTATATTTCTTGTAGATGGTGCTTGTAAAGCATCTACTCCTGAATCAGGATCTATGTTTGGCACCTTTGAATTCAACCAAAGATTACGACCAATTAATGACAAGCTAAACTCATGTATTGGGGTATTATCTAATACTTTTTTAGGAAAATTATACGTAAGTGTTACTTCTCTTAACTTTACAAATGACTCTTTGTAATAATGGTAATTTGTATTATGACCATTACTAGTGGTTTGCATAAAATTGATGTAATTAACAGCCACATCATTTGGCGCATAGGTTCTAGTATCACTAGTGATTGC encodes:
- a CDS encoding carboxypeptidase-like regulatory domain-containing protein; amino-acid sequence: MKNSISVSVKKPCSEKFSTFSTTDKGGFCASCEKEVIDFTTMSKSEILNYLCTATNSTCGRFKTSQLNDLQMADSNVSSFNFLTKSIGAMSFSLLSLCAISSINAQDVALTPSVQTELVSNPETTTNTTQSNKYKVKGLVVDQENLPLPGVSVVLKGTNEGVSTDFDGNFEFSRRLSEGDVLVFSYVGYDTQRYTIAKSKTDTIEISILFDSADIELMGDISIEGVYQPKRNIAQKIGSIFN
- a CDS encoding SusD/RagB family nutrient-binding outer membrane lipoprotein; amino-acid sequence: MKNYSIYILCALFFTVSCTKIEDLQDDPNRATSVSPDLLLTNIETKAFNNVSLNSALASRYLTFTDGINENQYYNWQQASFANYDNIKQVHKMIEESEKAETEVYSILGKFFNSYFITELTMVFGEVPYSETLATGEENYTPVYDTQEAIFLKVLNDLNDASNALATNEELILGDVIYDGDKTKWRKLINTYYLRVLLMLSNKTDVASLNVIGRFQEILENPTKYPLFDSNEDNGALVYVNIQDNRYPLFNNNELQTAYYLEESFVDRLKDLEDPRLFVFAEKTPAAIALADDDFNAYDGLYGSAIFSDNAAKAVAGNASRIAPRFYNDPINEPSLLIGYSELQFILAEAVARTWISGDAASYYNEGIKASMNFYGISEVTAYLAKSEVQLTSANVIERIATQKHLALFLNTGWQMFYEQRRTGYPEFNVDGGGTLNEGRIPKRWLYPANEATNNTASLKAAINRQFTSGDDINSLMWLLK
- a CDS encoding transglutaminase domain-containing protein translates to MRYAFLIFILFASISYGQRSAFNAIDFSKADSVAYQYKGASLKSLPILVHNLTTNLHTDVEKFRAIYTWISTNIENDYNSYAKTKSKRSKIEKDRPAFLVWNHDYAPKVFEQLISNKKTACTGYAYLVREMASLAEIPCEIIDGHSRTPTLPLTLESLPNHSWNSVQLNGKWYLCDATWSAGQIVFNEGNPEFQFEYHDGYFLAEPSLFIRNHYPLEKKWSLLEEMPSFEQFISGPIVYKNAFKYTLNPIFPLKLETEIIKNESVQFRFSSAERLDLADLVLAIGNGYATHTIDTKFSQQDSEYSISNKFTKVGLYDVHLKYNGAIIATYIVRAKRK